In one Echinicola marina genomic region, the following are encoded:
- the pckA gene encoding phosphoenolpyruvate carboxykinase (ATP) — protein MISPTNTFSDPLMEVQWMNKRHFYFNLSPAELIEHALSNNEGLLTDVGGLMADTGKYTGRSPKDRFIVEDELTKNTIWWGDINIPISEEHFDQLYDKMLEHMQKRKIYARDVYAGADSRYKLNIRVYNTLAWHNLFCHNMFLRPSKEELMDFDPNFTILCAPEFEANPETDGTRGKNFAILNLSKRVILIGGTAYAGEIKKGIFSVLNFILPHQEKVLSMHCSANMGKNGDTAIFFGLSGTGKTTLSADPDRKLIGDDEHGWTNNGVFNFEGGCYAKVIDLTREKEPEIWDAIKFGSIIENTRCYPGTRTVDYTNREVTENTRTAYPLNHIKNAVEPPLGTIPKNIFFLTADAFGVIPPISKLSPGQAMYHFISGYTAKVAGTEMGVSEPQATFSACFGAAFLPLHPTRYADLLGKKMKDQEVNVWLVNTGWTGGAFGVGKRMKLKYTRSMITSALEGTLDNVDFKNHSIFGISIPQSCPNVPSEILNPRDTWEDQQAYDQKARELAKAFQNNFEQYLDYASDEIVSGAPIV, from the coding sequence ATGATTAGCCCAACAAACACCTTTTCAGACCCATTGATGGAAGTTCAATGGATGAACAAACGACATTTTTATTTCAACTTAAGTCCTGCTGAACTTATTGAACATGCCCTTTCAAACAATGAAGGATTACTTACAGATGTAGGTGGTCTCATGGCCGACACGGGAAAATACACCGGTCGGTCTCCCAAGGACAGGTTTATAGTAGAAGATGAACTTACCAAGAATACCATTTGGTGGGGAGACATCAACATTCCTATCAGTGAGGAGCATTTTGACCAACTCTACGACAAAATGCTGGAGCATATGCAAAAAAGAAAAATCTATGCTCGAGACGTTTATGCTGGTGCAGACAGCCGCTACAAGTTAAACATAAGGGTTTATAACACACTAGCTTGGCACAACCTGTTTTGCCATAATATGTTTCTCAGGCCCAGCAAAGAAGAACTAATGGATTTTGATCCCAACTTTACCATACTTTGTGCCCCTGAATTTGAGGCTAATCCTGAAACAGACGGTACCAGAGGTAAAAACTTTGCCATTCTGAACCTAAGTAAAAGGGTTATATTAATTGGAGGAACAGCCTATGCAGGAGAAATCAAGAAGGGAATCTTTTCTGTGCTAAACTTTATACTTCCCCATCAAGAAAAAGTCCTGTCAATGCATTGTTCTGCCAACATGGGCAAAAATGGAGACACCGCCATCTTCTTTGGGCTTTCTGGCACTGGAAAAACCACCCTTTCTGCTGACCCTGACAGAAAACTCATCGGTGATGATGAACACGGCTGGACCAATAATGGTGTATTCAACTTTGAAGGAGGGTGCTATGCAAAAGTCATTGACCTCACTAGAGAAAAAGAACCTGAAATATGGGATGCTATAAAATTTGGCTCCATCATAGAAAATACCAGATGCTATCCTGGAACACGAACGGTAGATTATACAAATCGTGAAGTGACCGAAAACACCAGAACGGCCTATCCATTAAACCATATAAAAAATGCTGTAGAACCTCCTTTGGGAACAATACCAAAAAACATTTTCTTCCTAACTGCAGATGCTTTTGGAGTAATCCCTCCTATCTCAAAACTTAGTCCAGGACAGGCCATGTATCACTTTATTTCTGGTTATACGGCAAAAGTCGCAGGCACAGAAATGGGGGTATCAGAGCCGCAAGCTACTTTCTCTGCCTGCTTTGGAGCAGCTTTTTTACCTTTACACCCTACACGATACGCTGACCTTCTGGGCAAAAAAATGAAAGATCAGGAAGTTAATGTTTGGTTGGTCAATACCGGATGGACTGGTGGAGCATTTGGAGTAGGTAAAAGGATGAAACTAAAATATACCCGGTCGATGATTACCTCCGCATTGGAAGGAACATTGGATAATGTGGATTTTAAAAATCATAGCATTTTCGGAATTTCCATACCACAAAGCTGTCCAAATGTTCCGAGTGAAATCTTAAATCCTAGAGATACTTGGGAAGACCAACAGGCCTATGATCAAAAAGCAAGAGAACTGGCGAAGGCATTTCAAAACAACTTTGAACAGTATCTGGATTATGCTTCTGATGAAATAGTGTCGGGAGCCCCGATCGTCTAA
- a CDS encoding peptidylprolyl isomerase, whose product MKTAEIITEKGTMKVEFYEKDAPNTVENFVTLSKKGFYDGLTFHRVIPNFVIQGGCPTGNGTGGPGYQIDCELDGDNQYHDRGVLSMAHAGRNTGGSQFFICHSRANTSHLDRNHTCFGKVIEGLDVIDQIKAGDKIEKIVISED is encoded by the coding sequence ATGAAAACAGCTGAGATAATCACAGAGAAAGGTACAATGAAAGTGGAGTTCTATGAGAAAGATGCTCCCAATACTGTTGAAAATTTCGTAACACTCTCCAAGAAAGGATTTTATGATGGATTAACTTTTCACAGAGTAATCCCTAACTTTGTAATCCAAGGAGGTTGCCCCACAGGAAATGGAACTGGAGGACCTGGTTACCAAATCGACTGTGAACTTGATGGTGATAATCAGTACCATGACAGAGGCGTATTATCTATGGCACATGCAGGTAGAAACACTGGTGGTTCTCAATTTTTCATTTGCCATAGTAGAGCGAATACTTCACACCTTGACAGAAACCACACTTGTTTTGGAAAGGTAATAGAAGGCCTTGATGTAATTGACCAAATCAAAGCCGGTGATAAAATTGAAAAAATTGTAATTTCAGAAGATTAA
- a CDS encoding NupC/NupG family nucleoside CNT transporter produces the protein MEYIRGLIGVMALLAVAVLFSANRKSVDWRLVGIGVTLQAIFGFLITKVEFVEKVFTGVSGAFVKLLSFAQAGAIFLFGDLATDSFGTIFAFQVLPTIIFFSTVSAGLYYLGVLQKIVFGIAWVMSKTMRLSGAESLSAAGNIFLGQTEAPLLVRPFIPSMTKSELMCLMTGGMATIAGGVLAAYVAFLGGDSLEEQSRFASYLLGASIMNAPAAIVMSKIIIPETNKEGLNDKLEVSDEEMGVNLIDAMSIGAADGLKLALNVGGMLLAFIAVIAAINYLLEGVIGDWTGINAYIASSTSGQFQGFSLEYILGQGFRVFAWLMGVEWQDTLQVGSLLGQKTVINEFVAYSGLAEMKESGSLSNKSIVIATYALCGFSNFSSIAIQVGGIGSIAPNQQGALSLLGMRALLGATLACMMTATIAGMLFG, from the coding sequence ATGGAATATATTAGAGGGTTAATTGGAGTGATGGCCTTGTTGGCTGTTGCTGTGCTTTTTTCGGCTAACAGGAAATCGGTTGATTGGCGATTAGTAGGAATTGGGGTGACATTACAGGCCATTTTTGGGTTCTTGATTACCAAGGTTGAATTTGTAGAAAAGGTGTTTACTGGCGTCAGTGGAGCATTTGTTAAACTTTTGAGTTTTGCTCAAGCGGGAGCAATTTTCTTGTTTGGAGATTTAGCTACTGATTCTTTTGGAACCATATTTGCCTTTCAGGTCTTACCTACGATTATTTTTTTCTCTACCGTATCGGCTGGATTATATTATCTGGGTGTGCTCCAAAAAATCGTATTTGGGATAGCATGGGTAATGTCCAAAACCATGAGGCTTTCTGGAGCAGAAAGTTTGTCTGCTGCAGGAAATATTTTCTTAGGTCAAACAGAAGCACCTTTATTGGTGAGACCATTCATACCTTCGATGACCAAGTCTGAATTAATGTGTTTGATGACCGGAGGGATGGCCACCATAGCTGGAGGGGTATTGGCTGCTTATGTGGCTTTTTTGGGCGGTGATAGCTTAGAGGAACAAAGCCGCTTTGCTTCCTATCTCTTAGGTGCCAGTATCATGAACGCACCGGCAGCGATAGTGATGTCAAAAATCATCATTCCAGAAACTAATAAGGAAGGACTTAATGATAAGCTTGAAGTAAGTGATGAGGAAATGGGGGTGAATTTAATAGATGCCATGTCTATCGGAGCTGCTGATGGATTGAAATTGGCGCTAAATGTGGGCGGGATGTTATTGGCATTTATAGCAGTGATTGCAGCTATTAATTATTTATTGGAAGGAGTGATAGGGGATTGGACAGGGATCAATGCATATATAGCGAGCTCTACTTCAGGACAGTTCCAAGGGTTTTCTTTGGAGTATATATTGGGGCAGGGTTTTAGGGTGTTTGCATGGCTAATGGGCGTGGAATGGCAGGATACCTTACAAGTGGGGTCTTTACTGGGACAAAAAACCGTCATTAATGAATTTGTGGCATATTCTGGATTGGCGGAAATGAAGGAGTCAGGCTCCTTAAGTAACAAATCGATCGTTATCGCTACCTATGCACTTTGTGGTTTTTCTAATTTTAGCTCTATAGCCATTCAAGTAGGAGGTATTGGAAGTATTGCACCTAATCAGCAGGGAGCATTGTCCCTATTGGGAATGAGGGCATTGCTTGGGGCTACATTGGCATGCATGATGACAGCGACGATTGCAGGAATGCTTTTTGGCTAA
- a CDS encoding bifunctional nuclease family protein — protein sequence MENTVELEILGLSSNHSQSGSFTLVMGEITGTRRLPIVIGMFEAQAIAIEIEKIVPNRPMTHDLFKSFASNFNFSVDHILVSDMREGVFYAKIVCKDDEKTVEIDARPSDAIAIAVRFDAPIFCEKKVMSEAAIEFNEEEEAKSEKESASSSPKTSPTKAQKHEALKDFSLEKLNQMLEKAINSEDYERAARIRDEINRRN from the coding sequence GTGGAGAATACTGTAGAATTAGAAATATTAGGTTTGTCCTCAAATCATTCCCAATCAGGTTCATTTACCTTGGTTATGGGAGAAATAACTGGAACCAGAAGGCTTCCGATAGTTATTGGAATGTTTGAGGCCCAGGCCATCGCCATTGAGATCGAGAAGATCGTCCCGAATAGGCCGATGACCCATGACTTATTTAAGTCCTTTGCTTCTAATTTTAATTTCTCGGTGGACCATATTTTGGTTTCAGACATGCGGGAAGGTGTATTTTATGCTAAAATAGTTTGTAAGGATGATGAGAAGACCGTTGAGATAGATGCAAGGCCTTCAGATGCCATTGCGATAGCAGTGAGGTTTGATGCCCCTATTTTTTGTGAGAAGAAAGTGATGTCTGAGGCAGCTATTGAATTTAATGAAGAAGAGGAGGCAAAAAGTGAAAAAGAAAGTGCTTCCAGCAGTCCTAAAACCAGTCCGACCAAAGCCCAAAAACATGAAGCATTGAAGGATTTTAGCTTAGAAAAGTTGAACCAAATGCTGGAGAAAGCCATCAATAGTGAGGACTATGAACGGGCGGCCAGGATAAGGGATGAAATAAATCGTAGAAACTGA
- a CDS encoding electron transfer flavoprotein subunit alpha/FixB family protein produces MSILVYIEHAEGAIKKTSLEAVSYAKELAALEGQDVVAVALGTIEESALGQAGTAGASKVLHVNDEKLNAGVIQAHADAVAQAFEKVGAQTLVLAKSSLGDAVAARLSVKLDAGLVSNVVALPETNGGYKVKRSIYTGKAFAFSEITTDRKILAVKKNAVGLKTDGDAASVEALEVNLPESDFVAKITATDKATGEISLPEADIIVSGGRGLKGPENWNLIEDLAKAMGAATGCSKPVSDSGWRPHHEHVGQTGVKVAPSLYVAVGISGAIQHLAGVNASKYIVVINKDPEAPFFKAADYGIVGDAFEILPKLTEAVKALK; encoded by the coding sequence ATGTCAATTTTAGTATATATTGAGCACGCTGAAGGTGCTATCAAAAAAACTTCATTAGAAGCTGTATCCTATGCTAAGGAACTAGCGGCCCTAGAAGGTCAAGATGTAGTAGCGGTGGCCTTGGGAACCATTGAAGAATCGGCTTTAGGCCAAGCTGGAACTGCTGGTGCTTCAAAGGTATTGCATGTAAATGATGAAAAGCTAAATGCAGGGGTGATCCAAGCCCATGCGGATGCCGTTGCCCAAGCTTTTGAAAAAGTGGGGGCACAAACTTTGGTTTTGGCCAAGTCTTCTCTTGGTGATGCAGTAGCAGCGAGGTTATCCGTAAAATTGGATGCAGGACTGGTATCCAATGTGGTTGCCCTGCCAGAAACCAATGGGGGGTATAAGGTAAAAAGAAGTATCTATACAGGTAAAGCTTTTGCCTTTTCGGAGATTACTACAGATAGGAAAATATTAGCGGTTAAAAAGAACGCTGTTGGACTCAAGACTGATGGAGATGCAGCTTCCGTGGAGGCTTTAGAGGTGAATTTACCTGAAAGTGACTTTGTTGCAAAAATTACAGCAACAGATAAGGCAACCGGTGAGATATCATTGCCAGAAGCAGATATTATAGTTTCGGGTGGTAGAGGTCTTAAAGGTCCAGAAAACTGGAATTTGATAGAGGACTTGGCCAAGGCAATGGGAGCGGCAACAGGTTGTTCCAAGCCTGTATCTGACAGTGGATGGAGGCCTCACCATGAACACGTAGGACAAACAGGTGTAAAAGTTGCACCAAGTTTATATGTTGCAGTTGGAATTTCAGGAGCTATTCAACATCTTGCAGGTGTTAATGCTTCTAAATATATTGTGGTGATCAATAAAGATCCAGAAGCGCCATTTTTCAAAGCTGCTGACTATGGTATAGTGGGAGATGCATTTGAAATTTTACCAAAGTTAACGGAGGCTGTAAAAGCATTAAAGTAA
- a CDS encoding electron transfer flavoprotein subunit beta/FixA family protein, with protein MKILVCITHVPDTTSKIQFTENNTQFDKTGVQFIIGPYDDYALARAVELRDQTGGSLTVLNVGEAETEPTLRKALAIGADEAVRINAFPSDSLFVANQIAHYAKEGNYDLILMGRESIDFNGGMVHGMVAEMLGVPSVSPVMKLEIEGETVKMAREIEGGKEYLEAKLPLVAGCQEPIAEWKIPNMRGIMSARTKPLNVVEAVNDKTATKTVSYELPPTKGAVKLIDKDNVEELVKLLQNEAKVL; from the coding sequence ATGAAAATTCTGGTTTGTATTACCCACGTCCCGGATACCACATCTAAGATTCAATTTACCGAAAATAACACCCAATTTGACAAAACGGGGGTACAGTTTATTATTGGTCCTTATGATGATTATGCATTAGCGAGAGCAGTTGAACTTAGGGATCAAACTGGTGGTAGTTTGACCGTTTTGAATGTAGGCGAAGCAGAAACAGAACCTACCTTGAGAAAAGCCTTGGCTATTGGAGCTGATGAGGCGGTAAGAATTAATGCTTTTCCTTCGGATTCGCTTTTTGTGGCCAATCAAATTGCTCATTATGCCAAAGAAGGCAATTATGACTTAATATTGATGGGAAGAGAGTCGATAGATTTCAATGGTGGAATGGTTCATGGAATGGTCGCAGAAATGCTTGGTGTACCATCTGTTTCCCCGGTTATGAAATTGGAGATTGAAGGGGAAACCGTAAAAATGGCCAGGGAGATTGAAGGAGGAAAAGAATATTTGGAGGCAAAGTTGCCTTTGGTAGCAGGATGTCAAGAACCAATTGCAGAATGGAAAATTCCTAATATGAGAGGGATTATGTCTGCCAGGACCAAGCCATTGAATGTGGTGGAGGCTGTGAATGATAAAACTGCCACCAAGACGGTATCTTATGAGCTTCCACCTACTAAAGGAGCAGTGAAACTTATCGACAAAGACAATGTAGAGGAGTTGGTTAAACTTTTACAAAACGAAGCCAAGGTGCTTTGA
- a CDS encoding tetratricopeptide repeat protein has protein sequence MSKSSRIEQLLQFIKDEPDNPFNIYALALEHQNSAPSKAAEYFDQLITHHPKYLPTYFHAAAFFAEMDQIDKAQQIYKTGIDLAQSQNNLHALRELKNAYQNFIFENDLD, from the coding sequence ATGAGTAAATCATCCCGAATTGAGCAATTATTGCAATTTATAAAAGATGAACCCGACAATCCTTTCAATATATATGCACTTGCCCTGGAACACCAAAATTCAGCGCCATCTAAAGCAGCAGAATATTTTGATCAGTTAATCACACATCATCCAAAATACCTCCCCACCTACTTCCATGCCGCTGCCTTTTTTGCTGAAATGGATCAAATTGACAAAGCCCAACAAATCTATAAAACGGGAATTGATTTGGCTCAAAGCCAAAATAACCTTCATGCCCTCAGGGAGCTAAAAAATGCCTATCAAAATTTTATTTTTGAAAATGACCTGGACTAA
- a CDS encoding quinone oxidoreductase family protein, protein MTMKALVLDQNTSFGIKLSEVELPALQSHEVRVKLYAAALNRRDEWCRQGRYPNIQNGVILGSDGAGIVEAVGEEVDKDWLGKEVIINAANHWGENQKVQSGEFQILGMPKNGTLAEYVQVDVDRLLSKPSHMSFEEAAALPLAGLTAYRALFYHGQVKAGQKVLVTGFGGGVAQFATQYGIVAGAEVYVNSSKEDKINKALELGAKAGFDYRKEAWVEEAKSISGGFDLIIDSAMGDTLPGLINLLVPGGKLVFYGATLGNPPMLDARRVFWNQLTIQGTTMGSDQDFRDMVDFVTKESIQPVIDSVRPLEKVLEAFELMSNGSQTGKIVVKIN, encoded by the coding sequence ATGACCATGAAGGCCTTAGTTTTAGATCAAAATACTTCTTTTGGAATTAAGTTAAGTGAGGTAGAATTGCCTGCTTTGCAATCTCATGAGGTAAGAGTGAAGTTGTATGCTGCTGCACTGAATAGAAGAGATGAATGGTGTCGCCAAGGCCGGTATCCCAATATTCAGAATGGGGTGATTTTGGGTTCTGATGGAGCTGGGATAGTAGAAGCGGTAGGAGAGGAAGTAGATAAGGATTGGTTGGGCAAGGAGGTTATCATCAATGCCGCCAATCATTGGGGAGAAAATCAAAAGGTACAATCGGGCGAGTTTCAGATTTTGGGCATGCCTAAAAATGGAACTTTGGCTGAATATGTACAGGTGGATGTGGACAGGTTGCTTAGTAAACCTTCTCATATGTCATTTGAGGAAGCAGCAGCCCTACCTTTGGCCGGTTTGACGGCATACAGGGCCTTGTTTTATCATGGCCAGGTAAAGGCTGGCCAAAAGGTTTTGGTGACAGGTTTTGGGGGTGGAGTGGCACAATTTGCCACACAATATGGTATTGTCGCTGGGGCAGAGGTTTACGTCAATAGTAGTAAGGAAGATAAGATCAACAAGGCTTTAGAGCTTGGTGCAAAAGCGGGTTTTGACTATAGGAAGGAAGCTTGGGTTGAAGAGGCCAAATCTATTAGCGGGGGATTCGATCTGATCATAGATTCAGCAATGGGGGATACTCTTCCAGGACTGATCAATTTATTGGTTCCAGGAGGAAAACTTGTTTTTTATGGCGCTACTTTAGGGAATCCACCCATGTTAGATGCTAGAAGAGTCTTTTGGAATCAATTGACCATTCAGGGTACAACCATGGGCAGTGATCAGGATTTTAGGGATATGGTGGATTTTGTTACAAAAGAAAGTATACAACCAGTGATCGATTCAGTAAGGCCTTTGGAGAAAGTTTTAGAAGCTTTTGAATTGATGTCAAATGGAAGTCAGACAGGCAAGATCGTGGTGAAAATAAATTAA
- the dnaB gene encoding replicative DNA helicase, translating into MAEGNTTGRERSSFRRKNGAEKGFGVGVGKIPPQAIDLEEAVLGALMLEKEAITAVVDILKPDSFYKDAHKEIYDAILQLFNESEPIDLLTVTNKLRKNGKLEVAGGAFYITELTSKISSAANIEYHARIITEQAMKRHMIRICSEIQSEAFEETTDVFELLDTMEQSLFEISENNIRKNYADMKSIMREAISELEGKKDLSDGLTGVPSGFTALDRVTSGWQKSDLVIIAARPAMGKTAFVLSVLRNAAVDHNRPVAIFSLEMSAVQLVNRLISSEAELDSEKIKKGNLADYEWEQLIHKTSKLSSAPLFVDDTPALSILELRAKCRRLKAQSDIQMIVIDYLQLMSGDSKASASGNREQEISSISRALKKIAKELEVPVIALSQLSRAVETRGGDKRPQLSDLRESGAIEQDADIVMFLYRPEYYGINEDEEGNSTLGTGEVIIAKHRSGSLETVRLRFIGKYTKFADLELNVPYQPQAQEAMYGNKFPSEAGGKGFDDSNMIRIQSKANGPDEDDSFPGGLGSNEPAPF; encoded by the coding sequence ATGGCAGAAGGAAATACTACAGGAAGAGAAAGATCATCTTTTAGGCGAAAAAACGGCGCAGAGAAAGGTTTTGGGGTAGGTGTTGGAAAGATACCACCGCAGGCAATTGATTTGGAGGAAGCTGTTTTAGGTGCTTTGATGTTAGAAAAGGAGGCCATCACGGCAGTGGTGGATATTCTTAAGCCTGATAGTTTTTATAAGGATGCACATAAGGAGATTTATGATGCTATTCTTCAGCTTTTTAATGAAAGTGAGCCCATAGACTTGCTTACGGTAACCAACAAATTACGTAAGAATGGAAAGTTGGAAGTAGCAGGAGGCGCTTTTTATATTACTGAACTGACTTCTAAGATATCTTCTGCGGCCAATATTGAGTATCATGCTCGGATCATTACAGAGCAGGCCATGAAGCGCCATATGATCCGTATTTGCTCGGAAATCCAATCTGAGGCATTTGAAGAAACTACAGATGTTTTTGAGCTTTTGGATACAATGGAGCAGTCCCTTTTTGAGATTTCAGAAAACAATATCCGTAAAAACTATGCGGACATGAAATCCATTATGAGGGAGGCTATCTCAGAGTTGGAGGGTAAGAAAGATCTTTCAGATGGTTTGACCGGGGTGCCTAGTGGGTTTACTGCCTTGGATAGGGTAACCTCTGGTTGGCAAAAATCAGATTTGGTTATTATTGCGGCACGTCCTGCGATGGGTAAGACGGCCTTTGTACTTTCTGTACTCAGAAATGCAGCAGTGGACCACAATAGACCAGTGGCCATCTTCTCCTTGGAGATGTCAGCGGTACAGTTGGTTAACCGTCTTATCTCTTCCGAGGCAGAATTGGATTCAGAAAAGATCAAGAAAGGTAATCTGGCTGATTATGAATGGGAGCAGCTTATCCATAAGACCAGTAAGCTGTCTTCGGCACCATTGTTTGTGGATGATACACCGGCACTTTCGATTTTGGAATTGAGAGCAAAATGTAGAAGGCTGAAAGCCCAAAGTGATATTCAGATGATCGTAATTGATTACCTTCAGCTGATGTCAGGAGATTCCAAAGCCAGTGCTAGTGGAAACCGTGAACAGGAAATTTCAAGTATCTCAAGGGCCTTGAAAAAGATCGCTAAGGAACTTGAAGTTCCAGTGATTGCACTTTCCCAGCTTTCCAGGGCTGTGGAGACCAGAGGTGGAGATAAACGTCCACAACTTTCGGATTTGAGGGAATCAGGAGCGATCGAGCAGGATGCTGATATAGTAATGTTCCTTTACCGACCTGAATATTACGGTATCAATGAGGATGAAGAAGGAAACAGTACTTTAGGAACTGGAGAGGTAATTATCGCTAAGCACAGAAGTGGTTCCCTGGAAACTGTTAGGCTTCGATTCATTGGTAAGTATACCAAATTTGCTGACTTGGAACTCAATGTTCCCTATCAGCCCCAAGCGCAGGAAGCCATGTATGGTAATAAATTTCCAAGTGAGGCAGGGGGGAAAGGATTTGATGACAGTAATATGATCAGAATCCAAAGTAAAGCCAATGGACCAGATGAGGACGATTCATTTCCTGGGGGATTAGGGAGTAATGAGCCTGCACCTTTTTAA
- a CDS encoding 3'-5' exonuclease, producing MTLNIKTPLAFFDLEATGINISTDRIVEFSFVKIHPNGKEEIKTMKINPTIPIPKEVSLIHGIYDEDIKDAPTFKDIAKELHQFLDGADLAGFNVLKFDIPLLVEEFLRAGIDFDIEKRNLLDAQKIFHMMEKRNLTAAYKFYCGKTLENAHSAEADTIATYEVFKAQVERYENEEAIDLQGNKLGIIENDMKKIHALINEKMVDLAGRFIFNDDGVECFNFGKHKGKPVEKVLQEEPNYYDWMMKGDFPLDTKRKFTQIKLRNFNNR from the coding sequence ATGACTTTAAACATAAAAACCCCTTTAGCATTTTTCGACCTTGAAGCCACCGGAATAAATATTTCTACAGACAGAATAGTGGAGTTTTCATTTGTAAAAATCCACCCAAACGGTAAGGAAGAAATCAAAACCATGAAAATCAACCCAACTATTCCTATCCCTAAAGAGGTTTCTTTGATTCATGGAATTTATGATGAGGACATTAAAGACGCCCCTACCTTTAAGGACATCGCCAAAGAATTGCACCAGTTTTTGGACGGGGCTGACTTGGCAGGCTTCAATGTGCTCAAATTCGATATCCCGCTTTTGGTTGAGGAGTTTTTGAGAGCAGGAATAGACTTTGATATAGAAAAAAGAAACCTGCTGGATGCCCAGAAAATTTTCCACATGATGGAAAAAAGGAACCTGACAGCAGCCTATAAATTCTATTGTGGCAAGACCTTGGAAAATGCGCATAGTGCTGAAGCTGACACCATAGCTACTTACGAGGTATTTAAAGCCCAAGTGGAAAGATATGAAAACGAAGAAGCCATTGATCTGCAAGGAAATAAACTTGGTATCATCGAAAATGACATGAAAAAAATCCATGCCCTGATCAACGAAAAAATGGTAGACCTAGCTGGAAGATTTATTTTCAATGATGATGGGGTGGAATGCTTTAATTTTGGCAAGCACAAAGGCAAACCAGTAGAAAAGGTCCTTCAAGAAGAGCCTAATTATTATGACTGGATGATGAAAGGTGACTTTCCATTGGACACCAAAAGGAAATTTACCCAGATAAAACTGAGGAATTTTAATAATAGATAA
- a CDS encoding EcsC family protein: protein MVLYEEIAFYEMNAWLKMVKKNPSIINRMAKGLQHKINEIIPGKIHQAITYAIEKMVKGVLFGSSYINTKIVEQIPFEGRELKIKNKIKWYQRTASVEGAVTGAGGILMGMVDFPAFLAIKMKMLFEVASMYGYDVKDFRERIYILYVFQLAFCSQQKRRELIGLLENWSSYKENLPDSGDNFDWRSFQLEYRDYMDLAKLAQLIPVIGAGVGAIANWQLTDHLGKTAIQCYRLRYFEKKKELS from the coding sequence ATGGTGCTTTACGAGGAAATAGCTTTTTATGAGATGAATGCTTGGCTCAAAATGGTCAAGAAAAATCCATCTATTATAAATAGAATGGCCAAAGGCCTTCAGCACAAGATCAATGAGATCATTCCAGGCAAGATCCACCAGGCCATTACCTATGCCATTGAGAAAATGGTCAAAGGCGTGCTTTTTGGTTCCTCTTATATTAATACCAAGATAGTAGAGCAAATTCCCTTTGAGGGCAGGGAGCTAAAAATAAAGAATAAAATAAAATGGTACCAGAGGACAGCTTCTGTGGAGGGGGCGGTCACGGGTGCTGGTGGGATATTAATGGGAATGGTTGATTTTCCTGCTTTTCTGGCTATCAAGATGAAGATGCTGTTTGAAGTAGCATCCATGTATGGCTATGATGTAAAGGATTTCAGGGAAAGGATTTATATTCTTTATGTTTTCCAGTTGGCCTTTTGCAGTCAACAAAAAAGAAGAGAATTGATTGGGCTGTTGGAAAATTGGTCGAGTTATAAGGAAAACTTACCAGATAGCGGTGACAATTTCGATTGGCGAAGTTTTCAGTTAGAGTACAGGGATTATATGGATCTGGCCAAGTTGGCCCAGTTGATCCCTGTTATTGGTGCTGGTGTGGGCGCTATAGCCAATTGGCAGCTTACCGATCATTTAGGGAAAACAGCCATACAATGTTATCGTTTAAGGTATTTTGAAAAGAAGAAGGAGCTGAGCTGA